A region of uncultured Desulfobacter sp. DNA encodes the following proteins:
- a CDS encoding hydantoinase B/oxoprolinase family protein — protein sequence MSDPAKFRFSVDRGGTFTDIYAEVPGEPGFRVVKLLSEDPRNYSDAPREGIRRILEEVTGKPLPKEQFDAGQIEWIRMGTTVATNALLERKGAPCALVVTRGFGDILQIGNQDRPKIFDLKIQKPELLYQKVIEADERLRILPGNENVPAGAGKIVNGVNGDRLAVIRPLDMEAIQSDLKAVYDQGIRSLAVVLMHAYAWPEHELAIGRLAHEIGFTQISLSSRVMPRVKLVARGDTTMVDAYLNPHISTYLESFKRGFKDQLAQTDLLFMQSDGGLAGIDGFTGSRAILSGPAGGVVGYAMTTFDARQKQPVIGFDMGGTSTDVSRFGGDYELVFETETADVRIQAPQLHIKTVAAGGGSRLFFDNGMFLVGPESAGAHPGPACYRKNGYLTVTDANLVLGRIQPGHFPHIFGPTEDQPLDVEAARHALAHLTEKINKYYATAGLPSMTVEQAALGFIRVANEVMVRPIREISVMRGFDIKEHILATFGGAGPQHACAIARALGISTIFIHRFSGILSAYGMGLADVVAERQHPCAAVLCPQALKETETVFERLEKDARRELQAQGFSPKAIQITRFLNLRYHGTDTAIMICRPEDNDYAGAFRDVYHREYGFELSGREILIDDIRIRARGRSAGLRRISVPRANDAPPVLDTTQCYFDDGPQQTRIYDLENLSFGHCIPGPAILIHHTSTILIEPDCTAAITENGDVKIKVGAGTREQIGTKIDPVQLSIFSNLFMSIAEQMGRMLQKTAISTNIKERLDFSCALFGPSGELVANAPHLPVHLGSMSDAVKAQIRLQGSSLKPGDVLVSNHPAAGGSHLPDITVVTPVFKNDQVIFWVAARGHHADIGGISPGSMPPNSRLLMEEGACITSFKLVENGIFQEKGISELLLAPGRLNSAPGRPAISGTRLLADNISDLKAQIAANQKGIELILEMVDHYGLNVVQAYMNHVQDAAEEAVRHRLRELSITKGMAERDTIHARDYLDDGSPITLALTIDRKDGSAVFDFQGTGSQMWGNCNAPRAVTKSAILYCLRCLIEKELPLNHGCLLPITINIPKGSLLDPSSDAAVVGGNVLTSQRITDVVLKAFGVAAASQGCMNNFTFGNDRFGYYETIAGGAGAGPTWHGQTGVQTHMTNTRITDPEILERRYPLILREFSIRRGSGGRGRFNGGDGLVREVEFLEPLHAAILSERRVFAPYGLEGGDPGKKGVNLFIRKDGTSINLGAKNEIMALPGDRFRIMSPGGGGFGTQARVNQQF from the coding sequence ATGTCAGACCCTGCAAAATTTCGTTTTTCCGTAGACCGCGGCGGTACATTTACGGATATCTATGCCGAGGTGCCCGGAGAACCCGGGTTCAGGGTCGTCAAGCTTTTATCCGAAGATCCCAGGAATTATTCCGACGCGCCCCGGGAGGGAATCCGGCGAATCCTTGAAGAGGTCACAGGAAAACCTTTACCCAAAGAGCAATTTGACGCCGGCCAGATTGAGTGGATCCGCATGGGAACCACAGTGGCCACCAACGCACTTCTGGAACGTAAAGGTGCACCCTGCGCCCTGGTGGTGACCCGGGGATTCGGCGATATTCTTCAAATCGGAAACCAGGATCGTCCAAAGATTTTTGACCTTAAGATCCAAAAGCCAGAACTTTTATACCAAAAAGTCATTGAAGCGGACGAACGCTTGAGGATTCTGCCGGGGAATGAGAACGTCCCGGCAGGGGCAGGAAAGATAGTCAATGGTGTTAACGGTGACCGCCTGGCCGTGATCCGTCCCCTGGATATGGAAGCCATACAATCCGATCTCAAGGCTGTCTATGATCAGGGTATCCGCAGTCTTGCGGTGGTCCTCATGCACGCCTATGCCTGGCCGGAACATGAACTGGCCATAGGCCGCCTGGCCCATGAAATAGGCTTCACCCAGATTTCCCTCTCCTCCCGGGTTATGCCGCGTGTCAAGCTGGTGGCCCGGGGAGACACCACCATGGTGGACGCCTATCTCAACCCGCACATCAGTACTTACCTTGAGAGCTTTAAACGTGGATTCAAGGACCAACTGGCACAAACGGACCTTTTGTTCATGCAGTCCGACGGCGGCCTGGCCGGCATCGACGGATTCACCGGCAGCCGCGCCATTCTGTCCGGACCGGCCGGCGGCGTGGTGGGCTATGCCATGACCACCTTTGATGCCAGGCAGAAGCAGCCTGTCATCGGATTCGATATGGGCGGCACGTCCACCGATGTCTCCCGGTTCGGGGGAGACTACGAACTTGTTTTTGAAACGGAAACGGCCGATGTGCGCATCCAGGCCCCCCAGCTCCACATCAAAACCGTGGCCGCCGGCGGGGGCAGCCGTCTTTTCTTTGATAACGGCATGTTCCTGGTGGGACCAGAATCTGCAGGCGCCCACCCGGGGCCGGCCTGCTACCGGAAAAACGGATACCTGACGGTCACTGACGCCAATCTGGTGCTTGGCCGTATTCAGCCCGGGCACTTTCCCCATATTTTCGGTCCCACCGAAGATCAGCCTTTGGATGTAGAAGCAGCCCGTCATGCCCTGGCCCATCTGACAGAGAAAATCAATAAATACTACGCAACTGCGGGGCTGCCGTCCATGACAGTGGAGCAGGCAGCCCTGGGCTTCATCAGGGTGGCCAACGAAGTGATGGTCAGACCCATCCGTGAAATTTCAGTGATGCGGGGATTCGATATCAAGGAACACATACTTGCCACCTTCGGGGGTGCCGGCCCCCAGCATGCCTGTGCCATTGCCCGGGCCTTGGGAATATCCACAATTTTTATCCATCGGTTTTCCGGTATTCTTTCCGCCTACGGCATGGGCCTGGCCGATGTGGTCGCGGAGCGGCAGCATCCCTGCGCCGCCGTCTTATGCCCCCAGGCGCTGAAAGAGACTGAAACGGTATTTGAGCGGCTTGAAAAGGATGCCCGCCGGGAATTGCAGGCCCAGGGATTCTCCCCCAAAGCCATTCAGATCACCAGGTTTCTGAACCTGCGGTACCATGGAACAGATACGGCCATTATGATTTGCCGTCCCGAAGACAATGACTATGCAGGGGCTTTCAGGGATGTTTACCACAGAGAGTATGGCTTTGAACTCTCCGGAAGAGAAATCCTCATCGACGATATCCGGATCCGGGCCAGGGGAAGGTCTGCCGGGCTGCGCCGAATAAGCGTTCCCAGGGCCAACGATGCGCCTCCGGTTCTGGACACAACACAGTGTTATTTTGATGATGGCCCGCAGCAAACCAGAATTTATGATCTGGAAAACTTAAGCTTTGGCCATTGCATCCCGGGTCCGGCCATTCTGATTCATCACACATCCACCATCCTCATCGAACCCGACTGCACCGCGGCCATTACCGAGAACGGCGATGTGAAGATAAAAGTGGGTGCGGGTACCCGGGAACAGATCGGCACGAAAATAGATCCGGTCCAGCTCTCCATTTTCAGCAATCTTTTCATGTCCATTGCCGAGCAGATGGGCCGGATGCTTCAAAAAACCGCCATTTCCACCAATATCAAGGAACGTCTGGATTTTTCCTGTGCCCTGTTCGGGCCCAGTGGCGAACTGGTGGCCAACGCCCCCCATCTGCCGGTCCATTTGGGAAGTATGAGCGACGCAGTAAAGGCCCAGATCCGGCTCCAGGGCAGCAGCCTTAAACCCGGCGATGTCCTGGTCTCCAACCATCCGGCCGCCGGAGGCAGCCACCTGCCCGACATCACGGTGGTTACCCCTGTATTTAAAAACGATCAGGTGATTTTCTGGGTAGCGGCCCGGGGACACCACGCCGATATCGGCGGCATCTCTCCCGGCTCCATGCCTCCAAATTCCCGACTTCTTATGGAGGAAGGTGCCTGTATTACCTCGTTCAAGCTGGTGGAGAACGGCATTTTTCAGGAGAAAGGCATTTCAGAGCTTCTGCTTGCCCCGGGTAGACTGAACAGTGCACCGGGACGTCCGGCCATATCAGGCACCCGCCTCCTGGCAGACAACATCTCCGACCTTAAGGCCCAGATTGCCGCCAACCAGAAAGGGATCGAACTGATACTGGAGATGGTGGATCATTACGGCCTTAATGTGGTACAGGCTTACATGAACCATGTCCAGGATGCAGCCGAAGAGGCAGTACGCCACAGGCTCAGAGAGCTTTCCATAACCAAGGGGATGGCCGAGCGGGACACTATCCATGCCAGGGACTATCTTGATGACGGCAGCCCCATTACCCTGGCCCTGACCATCGACAGAAAAGACGGCAGCGCTGTATTTGATTTTCAAGGCACCGGATCTCAGATGTGGGGAAACTGCAACGCCCCCAGGGCCGTCACTAAATCAGCAATTCTTTATTGCCTCAGATGCCTGATTGAAAAAGAGCTGCCTTTAAACCACGGTTGCCTTCTGCCCATCACCATCAATATTCCCAAGGGCTCTTTACTTGATCCATCCTCCGACGCGGCAGTGGTCGGCGGCAACGTGCTTACATCCCAGAGGATTACCGACGTCGTTCTCAAGGCGTTCGGTGTAGCTGCCGCCTCCCAGGGGTGCATGAACAACTTTACCTTTGGCAATGACCGGTTCGGCTACTACGAAACCATAGCCGGCGGGGCCGGGGCCGGTCCGACCTGGCATGGCCAGACCGGGGTCCAGACCCACATGACCAACACCCGTATTACCGATCCGGAAATTCTGGAGCGGCGGTACCCCCTGATTCTCAGGGAATTTTCCATCCGCCGGGGATCCGGTGGCCGGGGCCGGTTCAACGGTGGAGACGGTTTAGTGCGTGAAGTTGAATTTTTAGAACCACTTCACGCAGCCATTCTTTCAGAACGCCGGGTCTTTGCGCCCTACGGGCTGGAAGGCGGTGACCCCGGGAAAAAGGGCGTCAACCTTTTTATCAGAAAAGACGGAACTTCAATTAATCTGGGCGCAAAGAACGAAATCATGGCCCTACCCGGAGACCGTTTCCGCATCATGAGTCCCGGCGGAGGTGGGTTTGGCACGCAAGCACGAGTTAACCAGCAATTCTAA
- a CDS encoding lipopolysaccharide kinase InaA family protein, with the protein MEKSISLENQNLASFFNSSANCRVLREDRNKLLLKTNDPENELFIKIFKYPELISSRFQHGRFSGGGLELNNCFKLVQRGIRTPEPVGSAVKRNWFGFPVQSLYAARWVKNSLPLPDYMARGHKGHLESSFSMVRFVENLGAFAGTINRQGIYTTDFNVTNFLVKQVFGSPEKHEEFFLVDYERLFFKKRVKLKQALLGLSQLGAHLASLDQALILPFCRGYAGVYPVKIPFNTFNYLVTRAAIEKKEQWEKNIDKKFDRIAQTMALQFSSKDK; encoded by the coding sequence ATGGAAAAATCTATTTCCCTGGAAAATCAAAATCTGGCCTCTTTTTTTAACAGCTCCGCCAATTGCAGGGTACTTCGGGAAGACCGAAATAAACTGCTCCTGAAAACCAATGATCCGGAAAATGAGCTGTTCATAAAAATTTTTAAATATCCGGAACTGATTTCCTCCCGATTCCAGCACGGTAGATTTTCAGGAGGGGGGCTGGAGCTTAACAACTGTTTCAAACTGGTTCAAAGGGGTATCAGAACGCCTGAACCGGTTGGAAGTGCCGTTAAAAGGAACTGGTTTGGTTTTCCCGTCCAGTCTCTATATGCCGCCAGGTGGGTTAAAAATTCACTCCCGCTGCCGGATTACATGGCGCGTGGACACAAGGGCCACCTTGAATCCAGTTTTTCAATGGTGCGGTTTGTTGAAAATCTTGGGGCTTTTGCAGGGACGATAAACCGCCAGGGGATCTATACCACAGATTTTAATGTGACAAACTTTCTTGTGAAACAAGTTTTCGGATCCCCTGAAAAGCATGAAGAATTTTTTCTTGTTGATTATGAAAGACTTTTTTTTAAAAAAAGAGTGAAATTGAAGCAGGCTCTTTTAGGTCTATCTCAGTTAGGTGCACATCTGGCCAGTCTGGATCAGGCCTTGATTCTTCCATTTTGCCGGGGATATGCCGGCGTGTATCCCGTTAAGATCCCATTTAACACCTTTAATTATTTGGTGACACGTGCGGCCATTGAGAAAAAGGAGCAATGGGAAAAAAATATTGATAAAAAGTTTGACCGGATTGCTCAAACCATGGCCCTGCAGTTTTCTTCAAAGGATAAGTGA
- a CDS encoding trypsin-like peptidase domain-containing protein, whose translation MRPHYRWMTMLLIAMCLILTTAWAGQTQSPFELGMKAQTLMSKKQYQQAVDVLTTAVSQDPMNSWLRGMLANSYYQLKNFSAAKKQYELIALMEKDNELARFMVNILNPLAGLGDAAPASEDQHKRELKPYEIEKKFGPAVLFILVADKDKKVFKTGSGFIISKDGLAVTNHHVVVDGKYIEARLPDGKQYPVAHVVNYDASRDLAVVQLNTRKPLPVITMGNSSDVVLGEQAVAIGSPEGMEHTISDGLVSAWRDYGKGFKMIQISVPISHGSSGGPLFNMYGEVIGVTSAGLKEGQNLNFAIPINIVKKVLQNRNKILLADLPGSDKQEAPKQKTEATDAELVKKSDGQVVCVNSKLGFAFSLTNDAWNMKESIESNEYFLKCSIPPLMVNLTIYPVKESLTESAMVQENTNYLLGNGFVQQNSFAETTINGKRAFIGVFDKATEKDGKTQNVRSSMVLMLHQGQFYFLSMWYMEENEQQILPFVTQIQSSFQLNVR comes from the coding sequence ATGAGACCCCATTACCGCTGGATGACCATGCTGTTGATTGCAATGTGCCTGATCCTGACAACCGCATGGGCAGGACAGACACAATCTCCCTTCGAACTTGGCATGAAAGCCCAGACACTGATGTCAAAAAAGCAGTATCAACAGGCTGTGGATGTGTTGACGACTGCCGTGAGCCAGGATCCCATGAATTCATGGTTGCGGGGTATGCTGGCCAACAGCTACTATCAGCTGAAAAATTTTTCTGCGGCAAAAAAACAATATGAGCTCATTGCATTAATGGAAAAAGACAATGAACTTGCCAGATTCATGGTGAACATATTGAACCCCCTTGCCGGACTGGGTGACGCGGCACCGGCATCCGAAGACCAACACAAAAGAGAATTAAAACCCTATGAAATAGAAAAGAAGTTTGGCCCGGCCGTACTATTCATACTGGTCGCAGATAAGGATAAAAAGGTCTTTAAAACAGGCAGTGGTTTCATCATATCCAAAGATGGGCTGGCAGTGACCAACCACCATGTGGTGGTCGACGGAAAATACATTGAGGCACGCCTGCCTGATGGAAAGCAATATCCAGTTGCCCATGTGGTCAATTACGACGCTTCCAGGGACCTGGCAGTGGTGCAGTTAAACACGAGAAAACCCTTGCCTGTTATTACAATGGGTAATTCCAGCGATGTTGTATTGGGTGAACAGGCCGTTGCCATCGGAAGCCCTGAAGGCATGGAGCATACCATTTCAGACGGTCTGGTCAGTGCCTGGCGAGACTATGGCAAGGGCTTTAAAATGATTCAAATCAGTGTACCCATCTCCCACGGAAGCAGTGGAGGACCTTTGTTTAACATGTACGGCGAGGTCATCGGGGTGACCTCAGCGGGGCTCAAGGAAGGCCAGAATTTAAATTTTGCCATCCCCATTAACATCGTGAAAAAAGTTTTACAGAATAGAAACAAAATTTTATTGGCCGACTTGCCGGGTTCTGACAAACAGGAGGCCCCAAAACAAAAAACAGAAGCGACTGATGCAGAGCTGGTGAAAAAAAGCGATGGACAGGTCGTGTGTGTGAACAGCAAACTTGGTTTCGCATTCAGCCTGACCAATGATGCCTGGAATATGAAGGAATCAATTGAGTCCAACGAATACTTCCTGAAATGCAGCATCCCCCCGTTAATGGTCAATTTAACCATCTACCCGGTAAAAGAATCCTTAACCGAATCCGCAATGGTTCAGGAAAATACAAATTATCTGCTGGGAAACGGTTTTGTTCAGCAGAATTCATTTGCAGAAACAACCATTAACGGGAAACGCGCTTTTATCGGTGTGTTTGATAAAGCCACAGAAAAAGACGGCAAGACCCAAAACGTTCGCTCTTCCATGGTACTTATGCTCCATCAAGGACAGTTCTACTTCCTTTCCATGTGGTATATGGAGGAAAATGAGCAACAAATTCTGCCGTTTGTTACCCAGATTCAGAGTAGTTTTCAGTTAAATGTCCGGTAA
- a CDS encoding helix-turn-helix domain-containing protein has translation MRITIDIEFSEETTQLFHATIKKVQNLIPGKAFNISTHEPPENTLTPEETTDKGNDVEAVSSVPKSKKPRKIKKDFRQNILKLINQNEGLSPQEIQTMTGLTGKQVSNVVSLLKRNGVVDRVKGKYYQKPEPEIEFEIEVEKQAAQGENVAPKS, from the coding sequence ATGAGAATCACTATAGACATTGAGTTTAGCGAAGAAACAACGCAGCTATTCCACGCAACGATCAAAAAAGTCCAGAATCTCATTCCTGGAAAAGCATTCAACATTTCGACCCATGAGCCCCCAGAAAACACACTCACACCAGAAGAGACCACCGATAAGGGCAATGATGTTGAAGCTGTCTCCTCTGTCCCCAAATCTAAGAAACCCAGGAAAATAAAAAAGGACTTCAGACAAAACATTTTAAAGTTGATCAATCAGAATGAAGGCTTATCCCCACAAGAAATTCAAACTATGACCGGATTAACAGGTAAGCAGGTTTCTAATGTCGTTTCTCTGTTGAAAAGAAACGGCGTGGTGGATCGAGTAAAAGGGAAGTACTACCAAAAGCCTGAACCTGAAATTGAATTTGAAATTGAGGTTGAAAAGCAGGCGGCCCAAGGAGAAAATGTAGCCCCTAAATCATGA
- the holA gene encoding DNA polymerase III subunit delta: protein MAAGKNLITYKGLDGALDGLAKDDKLSAVLICGENFLVRKAFDSLVPILLKGESKQFGLDVLDGKTTPVGDIAEQAGTFSFLGTRKVIAVKDAPLFSVKASVGEVSYSEKDFQILVHLVENGIPDNHVLVFTTEAPDRRKKIYKLILEHEHGLVVDCTVATGARKADIEEQQAVLRDISRQMLSKTGKQMPSDAFAALVDQTGFNPDAFANAIEKLLAYIGSRDRISVGDISAVVHKDKKDPIFALTNAVMDRDVSKALSLLSSLFSDGFHPLQILKTMENQIRKLLAIKCFTTGLNTGRAGGPPLKHIQYNAFQQMILPAMIDWDANTVKADEDNANLFTVQDDNKKKSAKLPASDLLLAQNPKNAYPIFQNFLKSEKFSMEELTRAIGALADLDYRIKSSGGDAATGIENFIIGLCRT from the coding sequence ATGGCAGCCGGTAAAAATCTGATCACATACAAGGGCCTTGACGGTGCCCTTGATGGCCTGGCAAAGGATGATAAGCTTTCCGCCGTTTTAATCTGCGGGGAAAATTTCCTGGTGCGCAAAGCCTTTGATTCACTTGTCCCCATACTGCTGAAAGGCGAATCAAAACAGTTCGGCCTTGATGTTCTGGACGGAAAAACCACACCCGTGGGGGATATTGCCGAACAGGCCGGTACGTTTTCCTTTCTTGGAACCAGGAAAGTCATTGCTGTAAAAGATGCACCGCTATTTTCAGTCAAAGCGTCAGTCGGTGAGGTCAGTTACAGTGAAAAAGATTTTCAAATCCTGGTCCATCTTGTGGAAAACGGCATCCCGGACAATCATGTGCTTGTTTTTACAACGGAGGCTCCGGACCGCAGGAAAAAAATATACAAGCTCATCCTGGAACATGAACACGGGCTGGTGGTGGACTGCACCGTTGCCACGGGCGCCCGGAAAGCGGACATTGAAGAACAGCAGGCTGTGCTCCGGGATATCAGCCGGCAGATGTTGTCAAAAACAGGAAAACAGATGCCTTCTGACGCATTTGCAGCGCTTGTGGACCAGACAGGATTTAATCCGGATGCCTTTGCCAATGCCATTGAAAAACTTCTTGCCTACATCGGAAGCCGGGACCGGATATCTGTTGGCGATATTTCAGCTGTTGTGCACAAGGATAAAAAGGATCCCATATTTGCCTTGACCAATGCGGTGATGGACCGGGATGTCTCCAAGGCTCTTTCCCTTTTATCAAGTTTGTTTTCCGACGGGTTTCATCCGTTACAAATTTTAAAAACCATGGAAAACCAGATCAGAAAGCTGTTGGCCATAAAGTGTTTCACAACGGGCCTGAATACGGGCAGGGCAGGGGGACCGCCTTTAAAACATATACAGTATAATGCATTCCAGCAGATGATTTTGCCTGCAATGATTGACTGGGACGCAAATACCGTAAAAGCAGATGAAGACAATGCAAACCTTTTCACGGTGCAGGACGATAATAAAAAAAAATCAGCAAAATTGCCGGCCAGCGACCTTTTACTGGCCCAGAATCCCAAAAATGCTTATCCAATCTTCCAGAATTTTTTAAAATCCGAAAAATTTTCCATGGAAGAGTTGACACGCGCCATAGGTGCCCTTGCCGACCTTGATTACCGTATCAAATCATCCGGGGGCGATGCTGCCACAGGCATAGAAAATTTTATTATTGGTCTGTGCCGCACATAA
- a CDS encoding ABC transporter ATP-binding protein: MNKKDGSGKLGDAGITHTSIRHTVIFLWHYAKPYLKDLIKTFAISLPLICMGWVIPWVFKRITELFVQNTPLNSLILWLIIGLFVVSLRSIFEIITRYIMTILHVKLSNDIRNDIYEYTQKNSLTFHVQNRTGELSSLVTNDSFAAAAGVLEIYSSLWQDPAIIISLICVMLYFNPILSVFSIISVPVISLLVTKAGKKAHRAENDFLDRQGKILGWMVESLVNIKQVKSFNLEEQRKKKFAAYGEDLILFRKKALIPKLVLSPITEILSSLTLILMGIVAYYQLAGGHSTSGDIVGCLTAAISLKKPIKSISNSYITLQQSIAAVGRISWVIGMQKDKNEDIDFNEPVNEIAFKNIEYSYDGSHTILKQISFELHKGERVAVIGKSGAGKTTLIDLLIGFFPSQKGEIEINGKKLRQIDPVSWRKHIGVVTQEPFLFDTTIEENIRMGDPSASNERINEVIEMAGCHEIICRLPQGLKTDVGERGVRLSGGERKRIALARALIRPISVLILDEATGELDHGTEKGILETIDKLSSDLIIIHVSHRDSVLDYCDRALMISHGQLQELSIKECREKIRAKINDKQPGMMVRRRAVSVK, encoded by the coding sequence ATGAATAAAAAAGATGGATCGGGAAAGCTTGGTGACGCCGGTATCACTCATACATCCATCAGGCACACCGTAATCTTTCTATGGCACTATGCGAAACCGTATCTCAAAGATTTGATAAAAACATTTGCAATTTCCCTGCCCTTGATCTGTATGGGCTGGGTCATCCCCTGGGTTTTCAAGAGAATAACTGAACTTTTCGTTCAGAACACACCGTTAAATAGCTTAATTTTATGGTTGATCATTGGCCTTTTTGTCGTCAGTCTGAGAAGCATTTTTGAAATCATTACCCGGTATATCATGACCATTCTCCATGTGAAATTGAGCAATGATATCAGGAATGACATATATGAATACACCCAGAAAAATTCACTGACTTTTCATGTCCAGAATAGAACCGGTGAATTATCAAGTCTGGTGACCAATGATTCCTTTGCCGCCGCAGCGGGTGTGCTTGAGATCTATTCATCATTATGGCAGGATCCCGCCATTATTATCAGCCTGATCTGTGTTATGCTATATTTTAATCCGATCCTTTCTGTTTTTTCCATCATATCAGTGCCGGTCATCAGTCTTCTGGTGACAAAAGCGGGGAAAAAAGCACACAGAGCGGAAAATGATTTTCTGGATAGACAGGGAAAAATTCTCGGGTGGATGGTGGAGTCTTTGGTGAATATCAAACAGGTCAAATCATTTAATCTGGAGGAACAACGGAAGAAGAAATTTGCAGCATATGGTGAAGATCTGATCCTGTTTCGTAAAAAAGCTTTGATACCCAAACTGGTCCTGTCACCCATCACGGAAATTTTAAGCAGCCTCACCTTAATCTTAATGGGTATTGTCGCATATTATCAGTTAGCCGGCGGACATTCCACTTCCGGTGATATTGTTGGTTGTCTCACAGCTGCCATCAGTTTGAAAAAACCGATTAAATCCATCTCCAATTCGTATATCACCCTTCAACAGTCCATTGCTGCTGTGGGAAGGATTTCATGGGTCATCGGTATGCAGAAGGATAAAAATGAAGATATCGATTTCAATGAACCTGTCAATGAGATTGCTTTTAAAAACATTGAATATTCCTATGACGGAAGCCATACGATTCTAAAACAGATATCCTTTGAATTACACAAGGGGGAAAGAGTTGCAGTAATCGGGAAGTCCGGGGCCGGTAAAACAACGCTGATAGATCTTCTCATTGGTTTTTTTCCCAGCCAGAAGGGTGAAATTGAGATCAACGGGAAAAAGCTTAGACAAATTGATCCGGTCTCCTGGCGTAAACATATCGGTGTTGTTACCCAGGAACCGTTTCTTTTTGATACAACCATTGAAGAAAATATCAGAATGGGAGATCCGTCTGCCTCCAATGAGCGCATCAACGAAGTGATTGAAATGGCAGGCTGCCATGAAATTATATGCAGACTGCCCCAGGGATTAAAGACCGATGTCGGAGAAAGAGGTGTTCGGCTTTCAGGGGGGGAACGCAAACGGATAGCCCTTGCCCGGGCACTGATTCGCCCCATATCTGTTTTGATTCTTGATGAGGCCACCGGAGAGCTGGACCATGGGACAGAAAAGGGAATCCTTGAAACCATAGACAAGTTGTCGTCGGATCTGATTATCATCCATGTTTCACACCGGGACAGTGTCCTTGATTATTGTGACAGGGCGCTTATGATCAGCCATGGTCAACTCCAGGAACTCTCCATTAAGGAATGCCGGGAAAAAATCAGGGCAAAAATAAATGACAAGCAGCCCGGAATGATGGTCCGGAGGCGGGCTGTGTCCGTTAAGTGA
- a CDS encoding DUF4384 domain-containing protein yields MRILFLLISLFIAGVSPLHAAQSVIIDSDGYACMGDDRSRKQTENAAVQEARRNAGEAAVAYISTETKVSDGLLEKDIVTAYANAQVKLVKELLKEWFDDPASGKCYRVKLKLEVLPDEKAMNNRAEKNNAQMLDDPNAPLTVKVWTTRTDYKTKDNIKVFIKGNRPFFGKLVYQDAGNNLIQLLPNPYRQSNYFNGGSVYEVPTGVDRFALQVCAPFGTEKLFLYASTSPLGEVKTQAVGGVYAIQTQTKDLGQNMRGIQIVPDNNKSKPVEVAEFAEAHWQITTHAQ; encoded by the coding sequence ATGCGCATCCTTTTTTTGTTGATTTCTCTTTTTATTGCAGGCGTATCTCCATTACACGCAGCTCAGTCAGTGATCATTGACAGTGACGGATATGCCTGCATGGGCGACGACAGATCCCGAAAACAAACTGAAAATGCTGCGGTCCAGGAGGCCCGGCGCAACGCCGGTGAAGCCGCTGTCGCCTATATCAGCACGGAGACAAAGGTCTCTGACGGATTGCTGGAAAAAGACATTGTCACAGCTTATGCCAACGCCCAGGTAAAACTTGTCAAGGAACTGCTCAAGGAGTGGTTTGATGATCCCGCGTCAGGTAAATGCTATCGGGTGAAACTCAAGCTGGAGGTGCTGCCAGATGAAAAGGCCATGAATAACCGCGCCGAAAAAAACAATGCACAGATGCTTGACGATCCCAATGCCCCATTGACCGTCAAGGTATGGACAACCCGGACAGACTACAAGACCAAAGACAACATCAAAGTTTTTATCAAGGGTAACCGTCCTTTCTTTGGGAAACTGGTTTACCAGGATGCAGGTAATAATCTGATTCAATTGCTGCCCAATCCCTACCGCCAGAGTAACTATTTCAACGGCGGCAGCGTCTACGAAGTACCAACGGGGGTTGACCGTTTCGCCTTGCAGGTCTGTGCGCCCTTTGGCACTGAAAAACTTTTCCTCTACGCCAGCACCTCCCCCCTGGGGGAAGTTAAAACCCAGGCTGTGGGCGGCGTATACGCCATTCAGACACAGACCAAAGATTTGGGCCAGAATATGCGCGGCATACAGATTGTGCCGGATAACAACAAAAGCAAACCAGTTGAGGTGGCTGAATTTGCCGAGGCACACTGGCAAATCACGACCCACGCCCAATAA
- a CDS encoding PqqD family protein has translation MTYEISPQDKFNPVDEVTWRDINGEVVALKLVSGEYYSFNEVGRLSWLSITEGKQVSQIVDHIVENYETTLEQAWKDLNEFITGLMEHKLLVKGE, from the coding sequence ATGACTTATGAAATTAGCCCTCAGGATAAGTTCAATCCGGTTGATGAAGTGACATGGCGGGATATTAATGGAGAGGTTGTTGCACTGAAACTGGTTTCAGGAGAATACTACTCTTTCAATGAAGTTGGAAGGCTTTCGTGGCTTTCAATAACGGAAGGGAAACAGGTTTCTCAGATTGTTGATCACATCGTTGAAAATTACGAAACAACCTTGGAGCAGGCCTGGAAAGACTTGAATGAATTTATTACCGGGTTGATGGAGCATAAGCTGTTGGTGAAGGGTGAATAA